The following are from one region of the Cetobacterium somerae genome:
- a CDS encoding MobA/MobL family protein — MANYHLNISYGTIGKGGPHIDYILGQNKYANKQNEIKYTNHNLPNWCKSPKEFWVAGDDKERINGTVYKEIRISLPNELSHEKNIELLNEFIDTILEGKYHYSVSIHSKESSYKKEILNTHAHIMFSPRELDGIERNKDIFFKRANAKSPEHGGCKKNTSWNNIEKLLEIRKLWEDIQNKYLENEKSNERVSCETLEKQREIALEKGDIFLAKSLDRDPVQIDGYLLKKSKDKLNKMDKDKIEYFKIIREIKELKDEILKLERLEAEKSLKKDTIKEIDLELNTFNDSKYQDILDTHEKLEGINMQILKVEHELLSSFNMEKNRLDSLNLLLKNLNNDKLNLEKYLDQFEETIQENEFKVYAEEKLKNSFNTMFNIFNQSNYEIKKAEKILKNIPRQLENLETTSLNILTKGEYSKLKRELDSNELNLMIYKSGYKYKDGSEKKLNFFKKEIERLSESNKIILSQIKKIKSDYSTPEMKNKKIRIEKSIESKLLKEKELQESILLDRQITALILRKKLVKVDNNVFEHYLSKVESERFKSHLKASKSSEIYNYFKNMKFEDIERLALNSLSKGRYFKAMKEYEVLDKKRIELQIKRDSYSTLSKKLLHLGALSRVNKELKNVNASLLKLEKEFKEIQRSIGDKKFHEEISKINNLRNNIADRYSKQSDMFKEKSKLNEFFIKETNKLKRDLDSEKDISNRFTKASLKTNYINLRGKILGNYLVDFEIEKKKRKSFEMDF; from the coding sequence ATGGCAAATTATCATTTGAATATATCTTATGGTACAATTGGAAAAGGTGGACCACATATTGACTATATTTTAGGACAAAATAAATATGCTAATAAACAAAATGAAATTAAATATACTAATCACAATTTGCCTAATTGGTGCAAATCTCCTAAAGAATTTTGGGTAGCTGGTGATGATAAAGAAAGAATAAATGGTACAGTGTATAAAGAGATTAGAATATCTCTTCCTAATGAACTATCTCACGAGAAGAATATTGAGCTTTTAAATGAGTTTATAGATACTATTCTAGAGGGAAAATATCACTATTCTGTATCTATTCATAGTAAAGAAAGTTCATACAAAAAAGAGATTTTAAATACTCATGCTCATATAATGTTTTCTCCAAGAGAACTTGATGGAATTGAGCGAAATAAAGATATTTTTTTTAAAAGAGCTAATGCTAAATCTCCAGAACATGGAGGTTGTAAGAAAAATACAAGTTGGAATAATATAGAAAAGTTATTAGAGATAAGAAAACTTTGGGAAGATATACAAAATAAATATTTAGAAAATGAAAAAAGTAATGAGAGAGTTTCATGTGAAACTTTAGAGAAACAAAGAGAGATTGCTTTAGAAAAAGGAGATATTTTTTTAGCTAAATCTTTAGATAGAGACCCCGTTCAAATAGATGGTTATCTATTAAAAAAATCTAAAGATAAATTAAATAAAATGGATAAAGATAAAATAGAATATTTTAAAATAATTAGAGAAATAAAAGAATTAAAAGATGAAATTCTAAAATTAGAAAGATTAGAAGCTGAAAAATCTTTGAAAAAAGACACAATAAAAGAGATTGATTTAGAGTTAAATACTTTTAACGATAGTAAATACCAAGATATTTTAGACACTCATGAGAAGTTAGAAGGAATTAATATGCAGATCTTAAAAGTTGAACATGAGCTTTTAAGTAGTTTTAATATGGAGAAAAATAGATTAGATTCTTTAAATCTATTATTGAAAAATTTAAACAATGATAAACTTAATTTAGAAAAGTATTTGGATCAATTTGAAGAAACAATACAAGAGAATGAGTTTAAAGTTTATGCAGAAGAAAAATTAAAAAATAGTTTCAATACTATGTTTAATATATTTAATCAAAGTAACTATGAAATAAAAAAAGCTGAGAAGATCTTAAAAAATATTCCAAGACAGTTGGAAAACTTAGAAACTACAAGTTTAAATATTCTGACTAAAGGTGAGTACTCTAAGTTAAAGAGAGAATTAGATTCTAATGAATTAAACTTAATGATATATAAATCTGGTTATAAGTATAAAGATGGTAGCGAGAAGAAGTTAAATTTCTTTAAAAAAGAGATTGAGAGATTAAGCGAATCGAATAAAATTATTCTATCTCAAATTAAGAAGATAAAAAGCGATTATTCCACTCCTGAAATGAAAAATAAAAAGATTAGAATTGAAAAAAGTATAGAGTCAAAATTGCTAAAAGAAAAAGAGTTGCAAGAATCTATCCTGTTGGATAGACAAATAACAGCTCTTATCCTTCGTAAAAAGCTCGTTAAGGTGGATAATAACGTTTTCGAGCACTATTTATCTAAAGTCGAGTCAGAACGCTTTAAATCGCATTTAAAAGCCTCGAAGTCATCTGAGATTTATAATTATTTTAAAAATATGAAATTTGAAGATATAGAACGACTAGCTTTAAATAGTTTAAGTAAGGGAAGATACTTTAAAGCTATGAAAGAATATGAAGTTTTAGATAAGAAAAGAATTGAGTTACAAATAAAAAGAGATTCATACTCAACTCTATCTAAAAAGTTATTACATTTAGGGGCTTTGTCTAGAGTGAATAAAGAACTTAAAAATGTTAATGCGTCTCTTTTAAAATTAGAAAAAGAGTTTAAAGAGATTCAAAGATCAATTGGTGATAAAAAATTTCATGAAGAAATATCTAAAATTAATAATTTAAGAAATAATATTGCTGATAGGTACTCTAAACAGAGTGATATGTTCAAAGAGAAATCTAAGCTTAATGAAT